A region from the Geobacter benzoatilyticus genome encodes:
- a CDS encoding sensor histidine kinase, translated as MKLKPSFRTAVLTALLVAAVVPVLVIGLITLAIERRNLSDHVGATNLTLARSIAREVSGSLREPHGFIEHIGKVTDREGGNAREQAKRLLEEVRVIGLFESVYLMDPNGRVADVAFARNVQASPRDYLGMDLSRLPVLRETLANGNISRSSVFLSSATGDPAVMFAAPAGKGAVVGTLGLRVLSRIAEQVKPDNGGTVIIVSSAGKIIGHTDNTLVQRQTDLGGMEIVRAGLAGRAGTHIYAVDGVERLGSVVRIPETGWLVIVEVPLAKALAPVKRVETIFWFATAATILLALLLALAGRAVVLRPVTALVASAGEISLGNYDFSLPPASFSEINELVESFRAMTDAVRVREGELHDRNEEIAMAEEELRQQLDEYQLSQDHLSESEERYRLLVESSPDAIVIHCAGVYVFANPAALRLYGADRPEQLLGRQLTDFVHPDSRKVVAERIKHLYDERRPVPLCEQQIVRLDGTVVDVDVIGIPLTYNGQPAVQVVLRDITERKEAEEEVRRLNAELEQRVKERTILLETANRELESFSYSVSHDLRAPLRHIDGFSAMLMEDCCESLPETATSYLEKIKSASRRMGQLIDDLLDLSRVSRSAMRRERVDLSRLVRELALEYEEAHPARKVTFEIDDGVVVEGDPLLLRVALHNLLDNAWKYTGKKDSAHIRFGETIIHGERAIFVSDDGAGFDMRYVDKLFGAFQRLHSAEEFEGTGVGLATVQRIAMRHGGRAWAEGEEGNGATFYLSIP; from the coding sequence GTGAAGTTAAAGCCGAGTTTCAGAACCGCCGTCCTGACCGCCCTGCTGGTCGCGGCGGTGGTGCCGGTGCTCGTCATAGGCCTGATCACCCTTGCGATTGAGCGGCGCAACCTGTCCGACCATGTGGGCGCGACCAATCTCACCCTTGCCCGCAGCATCGCCCGTGAGGTGTCGGGAAGCCTCCGGGAACCCCACGGGTTCATCGAGCATATCGGGAAGGTGACGGACCGGGAGGGGGGCAATGCCAGGGAGCAGGCGAAAAGGCTCCTGGAGGAAGTCCGGGTCATCGGGCTCTTTGAATCGGTCTATCTGATGGATCCCAACGGACGGGTTGCCGATGTTGCCTTTGCGCGGAACGTACAGGCGTCGCCGCGGGATTATCTGGGCATGGATCTGTCAAGGCTCCCCGTTCTTCGCGAAACGCTCGCCAATGGCAACATCAGCCGCTCATCGGTATTCCTCTCGTCCGCAACCGGCGATCCTGCGGTAATGTTCGCCGCACCGGCCGGGAAGGGGGCCGTTGTCGGCACCCTGGGGCTCAGGGTGTTGAGCAGGATTGCCGAACAGGTAAAACCCGACAACGGCGGGACGGTCATCATCGTCAGCAGTGCCGGGAAGATTATCGGCCATACCGACAATACTCTTGTGCAGCGGCAGACCGATCTTGGGGGTATGGAAATCGTCCGCGCAGGGCTTGCCGGGAGGGCCGGCACCCACATCTATGCCGTGGACGGCGTGGAACGGCTCGGCAGTGTGGTGCGAATACCGGAGACGGGGTGGCTCGTCATCGTCGAGGTTCCCCTTGCCAAGGCCCTTGCCCCGGTCAAGCGGGTCGAGACAATTTTCTGGTTTGCCACGGCAGCCACCATCCTGCTGGCTTTACTGCTGGCGCTGGCGGGCCGGGCCGTGGTCTTGCGGCCCGTGACGGCCCTTGTGGCCAGCGCGGGTGAAATAAGCCTGGGCAACTATGACTTTTCTCTCCCTCCCGCCAGTTTCAGCGAGATCAACGAACTCGTGGAAAGCTTCAGAGCCATGACCGATGCGGTCCGTGTACGGGAGGGGGAGCTCCATGACCGCAACGAAGAAATCGCCATGGCCGAGGAGGAGCTGCGTCAGCAACTCGACGAGTACCAGCTCAGCCAGGATCACCTGAGCGAGAGCGAAGAGCGGTACCGCCTGCTTGTGGAATCGTCGCCCGACGCCATCGTCATCCACTGCGCCGGTGTCTATGTCTTCGCCAATCCTGCCGCCCTCAGGCTCTACGGCGCCGACCGGCCTGAACAGCTGCTGGGGCGGCAACTAACCGATTTTGTCCACCCCGACAGCCGTAAGGTGGTGGCCGAACGGATCAAACACCTCTATGACGAGCGCCGGCCGGTTCCCCTCTGCGAACAGCAGATTGTCCGCCTGGACGGCACGGTGGTGGACGTCGACGTGATCGGCATCCCCTTGACGTACAACGGCCAGCCGGCCGTGCAGGTGGTGCTGCGCGACATTACCGAACGCAAGGAGGCCGAGGAAGAGGTTCGCCGTCTGAATGCGGAGCTGGAGCAGCGGGTGAAGGAGCGGACCATCCTGCTGGAAACCGCCAACCGGGAGCTGGAATCGTTCAGCTACTCCGTTTCCCACGACCTTAGGGCGCCCCTGCGCCACATCGACGGTTTCAGTGCGATGCTCATGGAGGATTGCTGCGAGTCCCTGCCGGAAACCGCCACCTCCTACCTGGAAAAGATCAAGAGCGCTTCCCGGCGGATGGGACAGCTTATCGACGACCTCCTGGATCTTTCCCGCGTCTCCCGCAGCGCCATGCGCCGGGAGCGCGTGGACCTGAGCCGCTTGGTGCGGGAGCTGGCGCTGGAGTACGAAGAGGCCCATCCCGCGAGGAAGGTCACGTTCGAGATCGACGACGGAGTGGTGGTTGAAGGCGATCCACTGCTGTTGCGGGTGGCCCTCCACAACCTTCTGGACAATGCCTGGAAGTACACCGGCAAGAAGGATTCGGCCCACATCCGGTTCGGTGAAACGATCATCCACGGTGAGCGGGCCATCTTCGTTAGCGACGACGGCGCCGGTTTTGATATGCGGTATGTCGACAAGCTCTTCGGGGCCTTTCAGCGGCTCCACAGTGCCGAGGAGTTCGAGGGGACCGGAGTCGGTCTCGCCACGGTCCAGCGGATCGCCATGCGCCACGGCGGCCGCGCCTGGGCCGAAGGGGAAGAAGGGAACGGGGCGACATTCTATCTCTCCATCCCGTAA